From the genome of Parazoarcus communis, one region includes:
- a CDS encoding tRNA threonylcarbamoyladenosine dehydratase: protein MLSAAVSSADSLPDVDVERRFGGIGRLYGDRALARLSASSVCVVGIGGVGSWVVEALARSGVGHLTLIDLDHVAESNINRQAHALDATLGQAKVAAMSERVRGINPLCRVTQVDDFLTPENVSELLGGFDVVVDAIDNVRAKVAMAAHCRLHQLTLVMAGGAGGKVDPTRIRVDDLSRTEQDPLLAKVRAQLRKAHGFPRDPKRKFAIEAVYSCEPLRYPDAVACDAGRGPQGLACAGYGSSMAMTASVGLFVAARAMDHLLKSAV, encoded by the coding sequence ATGTTGTCTGCTGCTGTTTCCTCCGCCGATTCATTGCCCGACGTCGATGTCGAGCGCCGCTTCGGCGGTATCGGACGCCTCTACGGCGATCGGGCGCTTGCGCGCCTGAGTGCGTCTTCGGTCTGTGTTGTTGGCATTGGCGGCGTGGGGTCCTGGGTGGTCGAGGCGCTCGCGCGCAGCGGCGTTGGGCATCTGACGCTGATCGATCTCGATCATGTTGCCGAGTCGAACATCAACCGTCAGGCCCATGCGCTCGATGCCACTCTTGGCCAGGCCAAGGTGGCGGCCATGAGCGAGCGGGTTCGCGGGATCAATCCGCTGTGCCGGGTGACACAGGTCGATGATTTCCTTACGCCCGAGAACGTGAGCGAACTGCTCGGCGGTTTCGATGTGGTCGTTGATGCCATCGACAACGTGCGCGCAAAGGTCGCGATGGCGGCCCATTGTCGCCTCCACCAGCTCACCTTGGTCATGGCGGGCGGCGCGGGAGGCAAGGTTGATCCGACGCGCATCCGGGTGGACGACCTGTCGCGTACCGAGCAGGATCCGCTGCTGGCAAAGGTGCGCGCGCAGTTGCGAAAGGCGCATGGTTTTCCGCGCGACCCGAAGCGCAAGTTCGCCATCGAGGCGGTCTATTCCTGCGAGCCGCTGCGCTACCCCGATGCCGTCGCGTGCGACGCGGGGCGGGGGCCGCAGGGCCTGGCGTGCGCGGGTTACGGGTCGAGCATGGCAATGACGGCCAGCGTCGGTCTGTTCGTTGCCGCGCGGGCGATGGATCATTTGCTGAAATCCGCGGTCTGA
- a CDS encoding YgaP family membrane protein, with the protein MKLTTNQFVRIFAGAFVLISLALGVEASPLFVNANFLWFTVFVGANLFQSGFTGLCPLENILRKVGVKDHY; encoded by the coding sequence ATGAAGCTCACGACAAATCAGTTCGTCCGCATCTTTGCAGGTGCTTTCGTGCTCATCTCCCTTGCACTGGGGGTTGAGGCCTCGCCGCTGTTCGTGAATGCGAACTTCCTGTGGTTCACCGTGTTTGTCGGTGCCAACCTGTTTCAGAGCGGCTTCACCGGTTTGTGTCCGCTGGAGAACATCCTGCGCAAGGTCGGCGTCAAGGACCACTACTGA
- a CDS encoding efflux RND transporter periplasmic adaptor subunit, whose protein sequence is MTKHTVPLLLSALLCSAALARAEVPTLLIEARPVSVSQPAEATVEAVRQATLAAQVAGRVMELNVDAGDRVTRGDVLLRIDAAEASQAVAGAEAGVAQAEAGRIKARSDYERARSLFERKFVSQSALDQARSALDAAEAQVRSAQAGRGQASTVVGYTRIVSPLSGLVAARHVDAGEMAQPGTPLLTVYDPAAMRAVADVSQQRMTALGKVPLRASVELPGSGRWVEAAAVTVLPAADARTHTVQVRVDLPPATLGVVPGSYARVHFLSGESARLVVPSTAVLRRGELTAVYVADDKGGFSLRQLRLGERVGAEGGVEVLAGLHSGETIALDPVQAGIAVSTASRP, encoded by the coding sequence ATGACCAAGCATACCGTCCCCCTCTTGTTGTCGGCACTTCTGTGCAGCGCTGCGCTGGCGCGTGCCGAGGTGCCGACCCTGTTGATCGAAGCCCGGCCGGTCAGCGTCTCGCAGCCTGCCGAAGCGACTGTCGAGGCGGTCAGGCAGGCGACCCTTGCTGCCCAGGTTGCGGGCCGGGTCATGGAGTTGAACGTCGATGCGGGCGACCGCGTCACGCGTGGTGACGTGCTGCTGCGTATCGACGCTGCCGAGGCAAGTCAGGCCGTGGCGGGTGCCGAGGCTGGCGTTGCGCAGGCCGAGGCGGGCCGAATCAAGGCGCGCAGCGATTACGAGCGTGCCCGCAGCCTGTTCGAGCGCAAGTTCGTCAGTCAGTCCGCACTCGACCAGGCGCGCTCCGCACTCGATGCTGCCGAAGCGCAGGTGCGCAGCGCGCAAGCCGGTCGTGGCCAGGCGTCGACCGTGGTGGGCTATACCCGCATCGTGTCGCCGCTCTCTGGCCTGGTGGCTGCGCGCCACGTCGATGCCGGCGAGATGGCGCAACCGGGTACCCCGCTGCTCACCGTATACGACCCCGCGGCCATGCGGGCGGTGGCCGATGTGTCGCAACAGCGCATGACCGCCCTTGGCAAGGTACCGCTGCGTGCCAGTGTCGAACTGCCCGGTTCAGGGCGCTGGGTGGAGGCTGCCGCAGTCACCGTGCTGCCTGCGGCCGATGCGCGCACCCATACCGTGCAGGTCAGGGTGGATCTGCCCCCTGCGACCCTTGGCGTGGTGCCCGGCAGCTATGCCCGGGTTCATTTCCTGTCGGGCGAAAGCGCCCGCCTCGTGGTGCCGTCGACGGCGGTCCTGCGTCGCGGAGAGCTGACTGCGGTGTATGTGGCCGACGACAAGGGTGGCTTCAGCCTGCGCCAGTTGCGCCTTGGCGAGCGTGTTGGCGCCGAGGGCGGGGTCGAAGTGCTTGCCGGGCTGCACAGCGGTGAAACCATCGCCCTCGATCCGGTTCAGGCAGGTATTGCGGTCAGCACCGCAAGCCGGCCCTGA
- a CDS encoding efflux RND transporter permease subunit, translating to MSTPLGLSGRIAAAFQRNALTPLIALVLLLAGVFATLVTPKEEEPQIDVTMANVIVPFPGASAQDVEALVARPAEQVLSRMAGVEHVYSVSRPGMSIITVQFEVGIPNQTALVRLYDTVHSNSDWLSPQLGVGEPLIKPKGIDDVPIVSLTLWTADPERAAFELQQVARASELELKRLPGTRDVTTIGGPGRVIRVQLDTERMNAHGVTAQDLRAALQLANASQPAGSLVRDNREVLVQTGTYLESAEDVRRLVVGVFDDKPVFLRDVAQVEDGPDQPSSYVWFGTGASGSAAGSGVFPAVTLSISKKPGANAADVADAAIKRIESLRGSLVPDGVEVTVTRNYGQTANDKAQKLIGKLAFATAAVVALVFFALGRREAIIVGIAVSLTLAATLFASWAWGFTLNRVSLFALIFSIGILVDDAIVVVENIHRWHTLEPDTPLWKLIPKAVDEVGGPTILATFTVIAALLPMAFVTGLMGPYMSPIPINASMGMFISLAVAFIVTPWLAQKLMKSVDAHHHEGEDKLTRKLDGLFRRIMTPMLDVNHGGRARMRLWLLVVVLIAGSVALPVVQLVVMKMLPFDNKSEFQVVLDMPVGTPVEETARVLREIGAELATVEEVTDWQAYAGSASPINFNGLVRQYYLRSAPEQGDIQVNLVDKAHRSRQSHEIAVSVRDAVTAIALRNGGNAKIVEVPPGPPVMSPIVAEIYGPDYAGQIEVAKRVRAAFEGTKDIVGVDDSVDEAAPKLLLRVDQAKAARMGVSQVDIVEVVRLGLSGENVTPVHGGDNKYEIPVRIQLPATRQSDVASLLSMKVRSRSGQLVAVSEVVDVFDTRREQILYRKDLLPVVYVTGDMGGKLDSPLYGMFDIRSKLRDMALDGAPGLAGTLGEWFIRAPADPYAGYQLKWDGEWQITYETFRDMGLAYAVGLILIYLLVVAQFHSYLVPLIIMAPIPLTLIGVMPGHALFGAQFTATSMIGMIALAGIIVRNSILLVDFVNQQVREGVDFSEAVIRAAAVRAKPIGLTGLAAMIGAIFILDDPIFNGLALSLIFGVFVSTVLTLVVIPVLYFAAMRKRLAQLTGESE from the coding sequence ATGAGCACCCCTCTTGGCTTGTCCGGTCGCATCGCGGCCGCCTTTCAGCGCAACGCGCTGACCCCCCTGATCGCCCTCGTCCTGCTGCTGGCCGGTGTGTTCGCCACGCTGGTCACGCCCAAGGAGGAGGAGCCGCAGATCGACGTCACCATGGCCAACGTCATCGTGCCTTTCCCGGGGGCGTCGGCGCAGGATGTCGAGGCGCTGGTGGCGCGGCCCGCAGAGCAGGTGCTGTCGCGGATGGCAGGCGTCGAGCATGTGTATTCGGTTTCACGCCCGGGCATGTCGATCATTACCGTGCAGTTCGAGGTCGGGATTCCCAACCAGACTGCGCTGGTACGGCTGTACGACACGGTGCATTCGAACAGCGACTGGCTGTCGCCGCAGCTCGGTGTCGGCGAACCGCTGATCAAGCCCAAGGGCATCGACGATGTCCCCATCGTCAGTCTCACCCTGTGGACCGCCGACCCCGAGCGTGCGGCTTTCGAGCTGCAGCAGGTGGCGCGCGCAAGCGAACTCGAACTCAAGCGTCTGCCCGGCACCCGGGATGTCACCACCATCGGAGGGCCGGGCAGGGTGATCCGTGTTCAGCTCGACACCGAGCGCATGAACGCGCATGGCGTGACGGCGCAGGATCTGCGCGCCGCGCTGCAGTTGGCCAACGCATCGCAGCCGGCGGGAAGCCTGGTACGCGACAATCGTGAGGTGCTGGTGCAGACCGGCACCTATCTCGAGTCTGCCGAAGACGTGCGTCGCCTGGTGGTGGGGGTGTTCGACGACAAGCCGGTCTTCCTGCGCGACGTGGCGCAGGTGGAGGACGGCCCGGACCAGCCCTCCAGCTACGTCTGGTTCGGTACCGGTGCCTCCGGCTCCGCGGCCGGTAGTGGCGTGTTTCCCGCCGTGACGCTGTCGATCTCGAAGAAGCCGGGGGCAAACGCCGCCGACGTTGCCGACGCTGCGATCAAGCGCATCGAGAGCCTGCGTGGGTCGCTGGTTCCGGACGGGGTCGAAGTCACGGTGACCCGCAACTACGGACAGACCGCGAATGACAAGGCGCAGAAGCTCATCGGCAAGCTCGCGTTCGCCACGGCTGCGGTCGTCGCGCTGGTGTTCTTTGCGCTCGGTCGCCGCGAGGCGATCATCGTGGGCATCGCGGTGTCGCTTACGCTGGCGGCGACCCTGTTTGCATCCTGGGCCTGGGGCTTCACGCTGAACCGCGTCAGTCTCTTTGCGCTGATCTTCTCCATCGGCATCCTGGTGGACGACGCCATCGTGGTGGTGGAGAACATTCACCGCTGGCATACGCTCGAACCCGACACCCCGCTGTGGAAGCTGATTCCGAAGGCGGTCGACGAGGTTGGTGGGCCGACCATCCTGGCAACCTTCACCGTGATCGCGGCCTTGCTGCCGATGGCGTTTGTCACCGGTCTGATGGGGCCGTACATGAGCCCGATCCCGATCAATGCCTCGATGGGCATGTTCATCTCGCTGGCGGTTGCGTTCATCGTGACCCCGTGGCTTGCACAGAAGCTGATGAAGTCGGTCGATGCGCATCATCACGAGGGCGAGGACAAGCTCACGCGCAAGCTCGACGGTCTGTTCCGCCGCATCATGACGCCGATGCTCGACGTCAATCACGGTGGGCGCGCCCGTATGCGCCTGTGGCTGCTGGTGGTGGTGCTGATCGCGGGTTCGGTGGCGCTGCCGGTGGTGCAGCTGGTGGTGATGAAGATGCTGCCCTTCGACAACAAGAGCGAGTTCCAGGTCGTGCTCGACATGCCGGTCGGCACGCCGGTCGAGGAAACCGCGCGCGTGCTGCGCGAGATTGGCGCTGAACTGGCGACAGTAGAGGAAGTCACCGACTGGCAGGCTTATGCCGGCAGCGCGAGCCCGATCAACTTCAACGGGCTGGTGCGTCAGTACTATCTGCGCAGCGCGCCCGAACAGGGCGACATCCAGGTCAACCTGGTCGACAAGGCGCATCGCAGCCGCCAGAGTCACGAGATCGCAGTGTCGGTGCGTGACGCCGTGACCGCAATTGCGCTGCGCAACGGGGGCAATGCCAAGATCGTCGAAGTGCCGCCCGGGCCGCCAGTGATGTCACCGATCGTGGCGGAGATTTACGGGCCGGATTACGCCGGTCAGATCGAGGTCGCGAAGCGCGTGCGGGCAGCGTTCGAGGGTACGAAGGACATCGTGGGCGTCGACGACTCAGTCGATGAGGCCGCGCCCAAACTGCTGTTGCGGGTGGATCAGGCCAAGGCGGCGCGCATGGGCGTGTCGCAGGTGGACATCGTAGAGGTCGTGCGTCTGGGGCTGTCGGGCGAAAACGTGACGCCGGTACATGGCGGCGACAACAAGTACGAGATCCCGGTGCGCATCCAGTTGCCGGCGACCCGGCAGTCGGATGTGGCATCGCTGTTGTCGATGAAGGTTCGATCCCGCTCCGGACAGCTGGTGGCGGTCTCTGAAGTGGTCGATGTCTTCGATACCCGGCGTGAGCAGATCCTCTACCGCAAGGACCTGTTGCCCGTGGTGTACGTGACCGGTGACATGGGCGGCAAGCTCGACTCGCCCCTTTATGGCATGTTCGACATCCGCAGCAAGCTCAGGGACATGGCGCTCGACGGCGCGCCGGGACTGGCAGGCACGCTTGGCGAATGGTTCATCCGTGCCCCCGCCGATCCCTATGCCGGCTACCAGCTGAAATGGGACGGCGAGTGGCAGATCACCTATGAGACCTTTCGCGACATGGGCCTTGCCTATGCGGTGGGCCTGATCCTGATCTATCTGCTGGTGGTGGCGCAGTTTCACAGCTACCTCGTGCCGCTGATCATCATGGCGCCGATTCCGCTCACCCTGATCGGCGTCATGCCGGGCCATGCGCTGTTCGGCGCGCAATTTACCGCCACCTCGATGATCGGCATGATCGCGCTCGCCGGCATCATCGTGCGCAACTCGATACTGCTGGTGGATTTCGTCAATCAGCAGGTCAGGGAAGGCGTCGATTTCTCCGAGGCGGTGATCCGCGCGGCGGCCGTGCGCGCCAAGCCGATCGGCCTGACCGGGCTGGCGGCGATGATCGGCGCGATATTCATCCTCGACGATCCGATTTTCAACGGCCTTGCCCTGAGCCTGATCTTCGGGGTGTTCGTGTCCACCGTGCTCACCCTGGTGGTGATCCCGGTGCTGTATTTCGCGGCGATGCGCAAGCGGCTCGCCCAACTGACTGGAGAATCCGAATGA
- a CDS encoding disulfide bond formation protein B: MTLSRLSARQMFLALFALCAGMLGFGLYLQHVVGLHPCPMCIMQRYALLTVGLIGLIGGLHGPGATGSRIYAGLIGLTAIAGGGVAANQSWLQLNPPGIAECGPGMEYLMESFPLTEVLPMLFRGAGDCSAIDWTFLGLSLANWSLLSFSAFTIFALWLLFRRQPR, encoded by the coding sequence ATGACACTCTCCCGCCTGTCCGCCCGTCAGATGTTTTTGGCGCTTTTCGCCCTGTGTGCAGGAATGCTCGGCTTCGGCCTCTATCTGCAGCATGTGGTCGGTCTGCACCCCTGCCCGATGTGCATCATGCAGCGCTACGCACTGCTCACGGTCGGCCTGATCGGGCTGATCGGCGGACTGCACGGCCCTGGCGCAACAGGCAGCCGGATCTACGCCGGCCTGATCGGGCTGACCGCAATTGCAGGCGGCGGCGTTGCTGCGAACCAGAGCTGGCTTCAGCTCAACCCGCCGGGGATCGCAGAGTGCGGTCCGGGAATGGAGTATCTGATGGAGAGTTTTCCGCTGACGGAAGTGCTGCCGATGCTGTTTCGTGGCGCCGGCGACTGCAGCGCAATCGACTGGACCTTCCTGGGGCTGTCCCTCGCCAACTGGTCGCTATTGAGCTTCAGCGCCTTCACCATTTTCGCGCTCTGGCTGCTGTTCCGGCGTCAGCCGCGCTGA
- a CDS encoding MalY/PatB family protein: MSFDFNRHPDRRDVPGEKWGRFSGRDILPLWVADMDFTAPPAVLEALHARIDHGVFGYTEAWPSLIEAVTDGIERDHGWRVEPDWLVWLPGVVTGFNLACRAVGEAGDGVFTATPVYPPFLFAPGNSDRRLITSPLELEGGRWQWSREATAAAMDPRTRLFMLCNPHNPVGRVFDRDELTWIAALAEERDLVICSDEIHCGLVLDEDRPHIPIAALDERVARRTITLMAPSKTWNIAALYSSFAIIPDAELRRRYRHVMRGIVPQVNVLGLVATEAAYRDGGPWRAALLDHLRANRARVLEAVAAMPGLSTTAPEATYLAWIDCREAGLDDPAGFFEAGGVGLSDGRGFGLPGFVRLNFGCARDTLDEALSRMAHALSTRPAS, from the coding sequence ATGAGCTTCGACTTCAACAGACATCCGGATCGCCGCGATGTTCCCGGCGAGAAATGGGGCCGTTTCAGCGGTCGTGACATCCTGCCTCTGTGGGTTGCCGATATGGACTTCACGGCACCACCTGCGGTGCTAGAGGCACTGCACGCCCGTATCGACCATGGCGTCTTCGGTTACACCGAAGCGTGGCCCTCGCTGATCGAAGCCGTGACAGACGGTATTGAGCGGGATCACGGCTGGCGTGTCGAACCCGACTGGCTGGTGTGGCTGCCCGGTGTGGTGACCGGCTTCAACCTTGCCTGCCGGGCGGTGGGCGAGGCCGGCGACGGGGTGTTTACTGCGACGCCGGTCTACCCTCCCTTCCTGTTCGCGCCGGGCAACAGCGACCGCAGACTGATCACCAGCCCCCTCGAACTGGAAGGCGGTCGCTGGCAGTGGAGCCGCGAAGCCACGGCGGCAGCGATGGATCCACGTACCCGCCTGTTCATGCTGTGCAATCCGCACAACCCGGTCGGCCGTGTGTTCGACCGCGACGAACTGACCTGGATCGCAGCCCTCGCTGAAGAGCGCGACCTGGTGATATGCAGTGATGAGATCCACTGTGGGCTGGTGCTCGATGAGGATCGTCCGCACATCCCGATCGCGGCGCTCGACGAACGGGTCGCCCGCCGCACGATCACCCTGATGGCCCCATCCAAGACGTGGAATATTGCCGCGCTCTATTCATCGTTCGCGATCATCCCCGATGCAGAGTTGCGTCGGCGCTACCGTCACGTGATGCGTGGCATCGTGCCCCAGGTGAATGTGCTCGGCCTGGTCGCCACCGAGGCGGCCTACCGCGACGGCGGTCCATGGCGCGCAGCGCTGCTCGACCATCTGCGTGCCAACCGCGCACGCGTGCTTGAAGCCGTCGCGGCCATGCCCGGCCTGAGCACGACTGCGCCGGAGGCCACCTATCTGGCCTGGATTGACTGCCGCGAAGCAGGCCTGGACGACCCGGCAGGCTTTTTCGAGGCGGGTGGAGTGGGCTTGTCCGACGGTCGCGGATTTGGCCTGCCCGGCTTCGTGCGGCTCAATTTCGGCTGCGCACGCGACACGCTCGACGAAGCCTTGAGCCGCATGGCACACGCCCTGAGCACGCGCCCGGCCTCATGA
- a CDS encoding MBL fold metallo-hydrolase: protein MNDITTYPDGIYAIDSGYGERPQVAAIHLIVDTGRAAVVDTGCNASIPRILGALASLGITPDAVDWVLLTHIHLDHAGGAGSMMCALPNAKLVVHPRGVRHMIDPSRLWEGAAAVYGAEQTFRLYGRLAPVPAERIVSAEDGLEISLGARRLRIVDTPGHARHHVAIWDERARAFFTGDIFGVSYRELDVDGRAFVYPTTTPSQFDPDAMHESIDRMLAFGPRAMYLTHYSRVEDVERLAGDLHRLIDTQVAVGRAARGDGVARHVEILAGLEQIVREETARQHWALNEDEALQLLRMDLELNAQGLGVWLDSLRVEAAATL, encoded by the coding sequence ATGAATGACATTACAACTTATCCGGATGGCATTTATGCCATTGACTCGGGCTATGGTGAGCGGCCGCAGGTGGCTGCGATTCATCTGATCGTCGATACCGGTCGCGCTGCCGTGGTCGATACCGGCTGCAACGCTTCGATTCCCCGCATTCTGGGCGCACTGGCCAGTCTCGGCATTACCCCGGACGCGGTCGACTGGGTGCTGCTCACGCATATCCATCTCGACCATGCGGGCGGGGCCGGCAGCATGATGTGCGCACTGCCGAATGCGAAGCTGGTGGTGCACCCGCGCGGCGTGCGCCACATGATCGACCCGTCGCGTCTGTGGGAGGGTGCTGCTGCGGTATATGGGGCGGAGCAGACTTTCCGGCTGTACGGACGCCTGGCGCCTGTGCCGGCTGAGCGGATCGTGTCGGCCGAGGACGGGCTTGAAATTTCGCTCGGCGCGCGCAGGCTGCGAATTGTCGACACGCCGGGGCATGCGCGGCATCACGTGGCGATCTGGGACGAGCGCGCACGAGCGTTCTTCACCGGGGACATTTTCGGCGTTTCCTATCGCGAACTGGACGTGGATGGGCGTGCGTTCGTCTATCCGACGACCACGCCGTCGCAGTTCGATCCCGACGCAATGCACGAATCCATCGACCGCATGCTCGCCTTTGGTCCGCGGGCGATGTATCTGACGCATTACAGCAGGGTGGAAGATGTCGAACGTCTGGCCGGCGATCTGCACCGGCTGATCGATACCCAGGTTGCGGTTGGACGCGCCGCGCGTGGCGACGGTGTGGCGCGCCATGTCGAGATTCTTGCTGGTCTGGAGCAGATCGTGCGCGAGGAAACTGCGCGTCAGCACTGGGCCCTCAACGAGGACGAAGCGCTGCAACTGTTGCGCATGGACCTCGAGCTCAACGCCCAGGGGCTTGGAGTCTGGCTCGACTCCCTGCGCGTCGAGGCCGCCGCAACCCTCTGA
- a CDS encoding sirohydrochlorin chelatase, producing MTQTTSPAAQAVILFGHGARDPEWAGPMQRIRDTMRVRAPGQHVELAFLEFMSPTLDLAVDELVARGVTRIAVVPVFLAQGGHLKRDVPVLLDAARQRHPGCEFHLSLAVGEAPGVVAAIAEYGLSAFD from the coding sequence ATGACTCAAACCACTTCTCCGGCAGCACAGGCCGTGATCCTGTTCGGCCATGGTGCGCGCGACCCCGAGTGGGCGGGCCCGATGCAGCGTATCCGCGACACCATGCGCGTGCGTGCCCCCGGGCAGCACGTGGAACTGGCCTTTCTCGAGTTCATGAGTCCGACCCTCGACCTTGCGGTGGATGAACTGGTCGCACGCGGCGTGACCCGGATCGCGGTCGTGCCCGTTTTCCTCGCTCAGGGCGGGCACCTCAAGCGTGATGTGCCGGTGTTGCTCGATGCCGCCCGGCAGCGACATCCGGGCTGTGAATTCCATCTGAGCCTGGCCGTGGGCGAGGCGCCAGGCGTGGTTGCCGCGATCGCCGAGTACGGGTTGAGCGCGTTCGACTGA
- a CDS encoding PilZ domain-containing protein: MNDHVTPPDRRLDRRIPLGCAASILLGEGRSVAAECIELSVSGMTLHAAYVPGELEVIDVAVMSPGAGLGRPPLVTRLKVTRCHAIGGGRYEIGGAITQVVG; this comes from the coding sequence ATGAACGACCATGTCACGCCTCCTGATCGACGGCTCGATCGACGCATTCCGCTGGGTTGCGCTGCATCCATTCTGCTTGGGGAGGGGCGCTCGGTGGCCGCCGAATGCATCGAACTGAGCGTCAGCGGCATGACGCTTCACGCCGCCTATGTGCCTGGAGAGCTGGAGGTGATCGACGTCGCAGTGATGTCGCCGGGGGCCGGTCTGGGGCGGCCGCCGCTGGTGACCCGGCTCAAGGTCACGCGCTGTCATGCGATTGGCGGCGGTCGTTACGAAATCGGCGGTGCGATCACTCAGGTGGTGGGCTGA